A region from the Wansuia hejianensis genome encodes:
- a CDS encoding aminotransferase class I/II-fold pyridoxal phosphate-dependent enzyme, whose amino-acid sequence MSELSQKKAPIYEALERFRRMRVVPFDVPGHKHGRGNPELVELLGEKCVGIDVNSMKPLDNLCHPVSVIREAEELAAEAFGASHAFLMVGGTTSAVQAMILSCCKKGDKIILPRNVHRSAINSLVLCGAKPIYVNPDVKPSLGISLGMKVSQVEQAIRQNPDAVAVFVNNPTYYGVCSDLRTIVKLAHAHGMKVLVDEAHGTHFYFGENLPVSAMEAGADMSSISMHKSGGSLTQSSLLLIGKGMKEGYVRQIINLSQTTSGSYLLLSSLDISRRNLALRGRESFQRVAALAEYAREEINKIGGYYAFSRELINGNSIYDFDTTKLSVHTLEIGLAGIEVYDILRDEYDIQIEFGDIGNVLAYLSIGDRRQEVERLVSALSEVKRRYQKDKAGMLSQEYIDPHVVTTPQESFYAEKEAVPLEQAAGRVCSEFVMCYPPGIPILAPGEAITQEILDYIVYAKEKGCSMTGPEDSDIRYLNVLKGVMSAAR is encoded by the coding sequence ATGTCTGAATTATCACAGAAGAAAGCGCCCATTTACGAGGCACTGGAACGTTTCCGCCGGATGCGGGTGGTGCCTTTTGACGTACCGGGACATAAGCATGGTCGGGGGAATCCGGAGCTGGTGGAGCTGCTGGGGGAGAAGTGCGTGGGGATCGATGTGAATTCCATGAAGCCTCTGGACAACCTCTGCCATCCGGTGTCGGTCATCCGGGAAGCGGAGGAACTGGCGGCAGAAGCTTTTGGCGCCAGCCATGCTTTTTTGATGGTGGGAGGGACCACCTCAGCCGTGCAGGCCATGATCTTATCCTGCTGCAAAAAAGGCGACAAGATCATACTGCCCCGAAATGTCCACCGGAGCGCCATTAACTCGCTGGTACTCTGCGGAGCGAAGCCCATCTACGTGAACCCGGACGTGAAGCCCAGCCTGGGCATTTCCCTGGGCATGAAGGTTTCTCAGGTGGAACAGGCCATCCGGCAGAATCCGGATGCTGTGGCGGTATTTGTGAATAATCCCACCTATTACGGGGTCTGTTCTGATCTGAGGACGATTGTCAAGCTGGCCCATGCGCACGGGATGAAAGTCCTGGTGGATGAGGCCCACGGGACACATTTCTATTTTGGTGAAAATCTCCCTGTCTCTGCCATGGAAGCGGGCGCCGATATGTCTTCTATCAGCATGCATAAGTCAGGCGGAAGCCTGACGCAGAGCTCACTGCTTCTGATCGGGAAAGGGATGAAGGAAGGATATGTCCGGCAGATCATCAATCTGAGCCAGACTACCAGCGGCTCCTATCTCTTGCTTTCCAGCCTGGATATTTCCAGGAGGAATCTGGCGCTCCGGGGGAGAGAGTCGTTTCAGAGAGTGGCAGCTCTGGCGGAATATGCCCGGGAGGAGATCAATAAGATCGGCGGATACTATGCGTTTTCACGGGAACTAATCAACGGGAACAGCATTTATGATTTTGATACAACGAAGCTTTCTGTACATACGCTGGAGATCGGGTTGGCCGGCATTGAGGTTTATGACATTCTGCGGGATGAGTATGATATCCAGATTGAATTCGGGGATATCGGGAATGTTCTGGCCTATCTGTCCATTGGCGACCGCCGGCAGGAGGTGGAGCGGCTGGTCAGTGCTTTGTCTGAGGTCAAACGGAGATATCAGAAGGATAAGGCCGGCATGCTTTCTCAGGAATATATCGATCCTCATGTGGTGACCACACCGCAGGAATCCTTTTACGCGGAAAAGGAGGCTGTGCCGCTGGAGCAGGCGGCGGGCAGGGTCTGCAGCGAGTTCGTCATGTGCTATCCCCCGGGTATACCGATCCTGGCTCCGGGTGAGGCGATCACACAGGAGATTTTGGATTATATCGTGTATGCCAAGGAAAAGGGCTGCTCCATGACGGGGCCGGAGGATTCTGACATCCGTTATCTGAACGTGCTGAAGGGAGTCATGAGCGCGGCGCGGTGA
- a CDS encoding InlB B-repeat-containing protein: MKGNKEILRGKHGRYRRIRTAICMMALSAAVLKGTAADCRAEIAGDEAFSHITWEKLFEDALLTPNGVMQSVCVTEHYIISIENTADDPGQPDTVSAYYRNSVDENGQPVQQYSLAKRVADTDWEHGNGMAYNPNTGEIYVALYTNTHGDNGGCLYVMDPNTLALKGKIKVSDSYNILGIGYRREENQYVIQTDGTGGYSIKILDENFQLLDDQGPADPSPGYNFQDLCVSGDYVINFPLTYGMNIGEYMHVYSLSRRTTVASVPLDFQLMDYIQIEAESICELEQGVFLTIVNVVDSSGGRRCCFYRTVLPYYFTVNVTGDKGTVTEGSTRVSRGESYPITYTPNPGYELSALAVDGTPVDIAAYPDGYTLENIQSDHTVSVNFTPEPVSSEPVPTGAGEGEGDDSGKSGPRVQMALKPADAERGCKGSLILPAVVVSIAVLVISWYLFVLHVRRERRRKQARAKLARQRLQWEMAAEED, translated from the coding sequence GTGAAAGGAAACAAAGAGATTTTGAGGGGAAAGCACGGGAGATATAGAAGAATAAGGACGGCTATCTGTATGATGGCGCTGTCAGCCGCAGTCCTGAAGGGAACTGCGGCCGATTGCCGCGCAGAAATTGCGGGAGATGAAGCGTTCTCCCATATCACCTGGGAAAAGCTATTTGAAGACGCGCTGCTGACCCCTAATGGCGTGATGCAGTCTGTATGTGTCACAGAACATTATATTATCAGTATTGAAAATACCGCCGACGATCCGGGCCAGCCGGATACTGTATCGGCGTACTACCGGAATTCTGTAGATGAGAACGGCCAACCAGTCCAGCAGTATTCCCTGGCGAAGCGAGTGGCGGACACCGACTGGGAGCATGGCAACGGAATGGCCTACAATCCCAATACCGGGGAAATCTATGTGGCCCTGTATACAAATACACATGGGGACAACGGGGGGTGCCTGTATGTCATGGACCCCAATACGCTTGCTCTGAAGGGGAAAATCAAGGTGAGCGACAGCTACAATATCCTGGGAATCGGATACCGGAGGGAAGAAAATCAATATGTGATACAGACAGACGGGACGGGCGGCTACAGCATAAAAATACTGGATGAAAATTTCCAGCTGCTGGATGATCAGGGACCGGCCGATCCCTCGCCGGGATATAATTTTCAGGATCTCTGTGTGAGCGGGGATTATGTGATCAATTTTCCTCTCACTTATGGAATGAATATTGGAGAATATATGCATGTTTATTCCCTTTCCAGGAGAACGACAGTGGCATCTGTGCCTCTGGATTTTCAGCTGATGGACTATATCCAGATTGAGGCGGAATCTATCTGCGAGCTGGAACAGGGGGTTTTTCTGACGATAGTCAACGTGGTAGATAGCTCTGGCGGCAGAAGATGCTGTTTTTACCGGACAGTTTTGCCCTACTACTTCACGGTGAATGTGACTGGAGATAAGGGAACGGTCACCGAAGGCTCCACCCGGGTTTCCAGAGGAGAAAGCTATCCCATCACTTATACGCCGAATCCGGGTTATGAATTGTCCGCCCTCGCTGTGGACGGTACGCCTGTGGATATTGCCGCCTATCCGGACGGATATACGCTGGAGAACATTCAGTCAGATCATACGGTGTCAGTAAATTTCACTCCGGAACCGGTATCGAGCGAACCGGTTCCCACGGGAGCCGGGGAAGGGGAGGGAGATGATTCCGGAAAATCCGGCCCCCGTGTGCAGATGGCTCTGAAACCGGCAGATGCGGAACGGGGCTGCAAGGGAAGTCTGATTTTACCGGCTGTAGTCGTGTCCATAGCAGTATTAGTGATTTCTTGGTATTTGTTTGTGCTGCATGTGAGAAGAGAAAGGCGGCGCAAACAGGCCAGAGCGAAGCTGGCAAGACAAAGGCTGCAGTGGGAAATGGCTGCCGAAGAGGATTAG
- a CDS encoding gamma carbonic anhydrase family protein: MIYGNPKIDPDARIAREAVILGDVAIGAGSSVWYFSVIRGDEASITIGRGTNIQENSTVHVTTGCPAVIGDGVTVGHNAVLHSCTVGDGSLIGMGSVVLDQASIGKDCLIAAGSLVTKGMQIPDGSLVMGSPARVKRQLTEEEKEDMRNNAQVYLEISKDMKGERGCYIPR, from the coding sequence ATGATTTATGGTAATCCTAAAATAGACCCGGATGCCAGAATCGCCCGTGAAGCGGTGATCCTGGGAGACGTAGCCATCGGAGCGGGGAGCAGCGTATGGTATTTCAGTGTAATCCGCGGGGATGAGGCCTCCATCACGATTGGCCGTGGAACGAATATTCAGGAAAACAGTACGGTACATGTGACTACAGGATGTCCGGCTGTGATCGGAGATGGAGTCACGGTGGGCCACAACGCCGTGCTGCACAGCTGCACCGTTGGGGACGGCAGTCTGATCGGCATGGGCTCGGTGGTTCTGGACCAGGCGTCCATAGGAAAGGACTGCCTGATAGCGGCGGGGAGTCTGGTCACGAAAGGAATGCAGATTCCAGACGGTTCCCTGGTGATGGGAAGCCCGGCCAGGGTTAAGAGGCAGCTCACAGAAGAGGAGAAAGAGGATATGCGGAATAACGCGCAGGTCTATCTGGAAATTTCCAAAGATATGAAAGGCGAAAGAGGATGTTATATACCGCGCTGA
- a CDS encoding Gfo/Idh/MocA family protein, which yields MRIGTIGSGVIVQSILNGVAATEGISCEAVYSRSREKGCALAEKYGVQKVYTKLEDLMRDEAIDFIYVASPNSLHYGQVKMALEYGKNVICEKPFTPSVEKARELVELARNKSLYLIDAVPTGFLPNLQVLKEQLPAIGRLRLVMCNYSQYSSRYDLLKEGRVTNVFSPEFAGGCLQDINFYNVYFNVYLFGKPCSAVYYPNIYPGLVDTSGVLMMQYDGFVSSNSGAKDTWGVNFIQIEGEAGYIYGRDGSNGLTEIRVVTKQGEMVYNLQDHPDRWLYEVRAIARMVAEDDYEDCCRRQEVMLDVVDTIESSRKAAGIYFSDEKR from the coding sequence ATGAGAATCGGAACCATTGGATCGGGAGTGATTGTCCAGTCTATATTGAATGGGGTGGCGGCTACGGAGGGCATCAGCTGTGAAGCTGTCTATTCCAGAAGCCGGGAGAAGGGGTGCGCCCTCGCGGAGAAATATGGCGTGCAGAAGGTCTATACGAAGCTGGAGGATTTGATGCGGGATGAAGCGATTGATTTTATCTATGTGGCTTCACCCAACAGCCTGCATTACGGACAGGTGAAGATGGCGCTGGAATATGGGAAAAACGTCATATGTGAGAAGCCCTTTACGCCATCTGTGGAAAAAGCCAGGGAACTGGTAGAGCTGGCGCGGAATAAGAGCCTGTATCTGATTGATGCGGTTCCGACGGGATTTCTTCCCAACCTTCAGGTACTGAAGGAGCAGCTGCCGGCCATAGGACGGCTCAGGCTGGTGATGTGTAATTACAGCCAGTATTCCAGCCGGTACGACCTGCTGAAGGAGGGCAGGGTGACGAATGTGTTCAGCCCGGAATTTGCGGGAGGCTGCCTCCAGGACATTAATTTCTATAATGTCTATTTTAATGTATACCTTTTTGGAAAACCCTGCTCCGCGGTTTACTATCCCAACATATATCCGGGGCTGGTCGATACCTCCGGTGTGCTGATGATGCAGTATGACGGCTTTGTCAGCAGCAATTCAGGGGCCAAGGATACCTGGGGCGTGAATTTTATCCAGATAGAGGGCGAAGCGGGATATATCTACGGCCGGGACGGAAGCAACGGGCTGACAGAGATACGGGTAGTGACAAAACAGGGGGAAATGGTGTATAATTTACAGGATCATCCAGACCGTTGGCTCTATGAAGTACGGGCTATTGCCAGGATGGTGGCGGAGGACGATTATGAGGACTGCTGCCGCCGCCAGGAAGTGATGCTGGATGTTGTTGATACTATAGAGAGCAGCCGTAAAGCGGCAGGCATTTATTTTTCAGACGAGAAAAGGTGA
- a CDS encoding Gfo/Idh/MocA family protein → MPNQNRRFDADFLALKSVIDSGKLGELVRLESHYDYFRENGWYDHLGTLYNLGVHTVDQVISLFGCPDWTHLDVRSIHHPGQGDDCYDLEFHYGKLKVSINTSMCVMIDYPRFTLHGTKGSFTLPPVIHNSGQKKAPGRHRVQREMAPESRWGTLRCQAENGCIKEFPLAAPIMSGYTTVWQRQSVQEEKKVFRTGRFWKSWGFWSRPRR, encoded by the coding sequence ATGCCGAACCAGAACCGCCGGTTTGACGCGGATTTTCTTGCTCTGAAGAGTGTCATTGACAGCGGGAAGCTGGGAGAATTGGTGCGGCTGGAAAGCCATTATGATTATTTCCGCGAAAATGGCTGGTATGATCACCTGGGTACGCTGTATAATCTGGGTGTACATACCGTTGACCAGGTGATCAGTCTCTTTGGCTGTCCGGACTGGACGCATCTGGACGTCAGGAGCATTCACCATCCCGGACAGGGCGATGACTGCTATGACCTGGAATTCCACTACGGGAAGCTGAAAGTGTCGATCAACACCAGCATGTGTGTCATGATTGATTATCCCAGGTTCACACTGCACGGGACGAAGGGCAGCTTCACCCTTCCGCCGGTCATCCATAACTCCGGTCAGAAGAAGGCGCCGGGCCGCCACAGAGTCCAGCGGGAAATGGCGCCTGAAAGCCGCTGGGGCACGCTGCGCTGCCAGGCAGAAAACGGATGTATAAAAGAATTTCCGTTGGCTGCGCCCATTATGAGCGGGTATACGACAGTCTGGCAGAGGCAATCTGTGCAGGAGGAGAAAAAGGTATTCAGGACTGGGAGGTTCTGGAAGTCCTGGGGATTCTGGAGCAGGCCACGGAGGTAG
- a CDS encoding efflux RND transporter permease subunit: MLSKFSVKKPYTVIVGLVLIVVLGIVSFQRMTTDLLPDINLPYAIVITAYPGASPSQVEEAVTKPVEQSMATVSNIKKVQSVSQENMSMVILEFAQTTDMDSVSLEMRELLDQIGSYWDDSVGNPIIMKVNPEMMPVMVAAVEKDGSDSLALTEYVKSSLEGDIESLEGVASVESSGEVEESVQVILRQEKIDQVNQKVREAVASQFLEGEAQLLDAQTELNDAKDQLESGTSQLESGREEAGSQLAGAQSQLSAKQNELLKTELDLDNKISEATSKRSELQAQRESLAAQRETLQDSLAALDALPGQITALEEQLAALDGGIDAIDSLLSDQSQISQLAALKGEIDALKAKGDSLTPEEQARLAALEEQYAAASGILSQMGIGDFTDAASLNAALQAKRAEMTASRTVLQGTLEQMLELSQDTEKRQQLVDGIGKTDEGLAALDTGLEQLNSALGQMESAKQQISGGQTMLSDALGELNRQQISAVVEMAGASAQLAVGQAQLEEGQSQLDTGREQLEEQKEAALDGADLSSKITVDMITQILTAQNFTMPAGYVTENGIQYLIRVGDKFQSQEEMESLVLMDLGLDGLEPVRLTDVADVVLTDNSSEVYAKINGQDGLLLTIQKQTGYSTGDVSGRLNDFFRELQEEDPAVHVTALMDQGIYIDMVVNSVLQNLGMGAVLAVLILFLFLRDIRPTAVVACSIPISVLTAVVLMYFSGITLNVISLSGLALGVGMLVDNSIVVIENIYRLHNLGIPVRKAAVQGAKQMSGAIIASTLTTVCVFLPIVFTEGITRQLFVDMGLTIAYSLLASLVIALTFVPMAASGILKKQKKKAPGFMEKLLKVYEKAAWFSLRHKAVVLLGAVALLAVSMYAAVSKGFSFMPEMESTQASVTVTMPKGTSTEDIGKMTDEVMNRLSSLEDVEEIGAMVSSGGSMSMMGGGSSSANTSMLYLILSEQKQLSGDELEQAILDQTQDLDCEIEVSASMMDMSALGGSGISVEIKGKDLDTLQKIAGDVSALIEATEGTREVDDGLEETTDELRVSVKKEEAAKHNLTVGQVYQQIRSKLAEQSAVTSLSTDSDEYDVNVYDEAQKQYGREDIRKLTVTAAKPDGTTEEIPILELADFTDGKGLASITRDSQSRYLTVSAMVDEEHNVTKVSEAVQKALEDYEMPAGYTYEMAGEDATISSAMDDMILMLLLALVFMYLIMVAQFQSLLSPFIVMFTIPLAFTGGFLALLAARMEVSIISMIGFVMLCGIIVNNGIVLVDYINQLRAAGMEKRQAIVTAGKTRMRPIMMTALTTILGLATMAVGFGIGADMTQPMAVVVIGGLLYGTLLTLFVVPCIYDIFNRKSYQVIRDEELDAADEELDMMSEINLAGYLDGQGRKE; the protein is encoded by the coding sequence ATGTTATCTAAATTTAGTGTGAAGAAGCCGTATACGGTAATTGTCGGGCTTGTGCTGATTGTAGTGCTGGGGATTGTGTCTTTCCAGAGGATGACGACAGATTTACTGCCGGACATCAATCTTCCCTATGCTATAGTCATTACTGCTTATCCGGGAGCCAGCCCTTCCCAGGTGGAGGAGGCGGTGACGAAGCCGGTGGAACAATCCATGGCAACCGTCAGCAACATCAAGAAGGTGCAGTCTGTTTCCCAAGAAAACATGTCTATGGTTATTCTTGAGTTTGCCCAGACTACAGATATGGATTCTGTCAGCCTGGAAATGAGGGAGCTGCTGGATCAGATCGGGAGCTATTGGGATGATTCTGTGGGAAACCCGATCATCATGAAGGTGAACCCTGAAATGATGCCCGTCATGGTCGCGGCCGTGGAAAAGGACGGATCGGACAGCCTGGCGCTGACAGAATATGTGAAAAGCAGCCTGGAGGGAGATATAGAAAGCCTGGAAGGCGTAGCCTCTGTGGAAAGTTCCGGTGAAGTAGAGGAAAGCGTGCAGGTAATCCTGCGTCAGGAGAAAATAGATCAGGTGAACCAGAAAGTACGGGAGGCTGTTGCCAGCCAGTTCCTGGAGGGCGAAGCCCAGCTGCTGGACGCACAGACAGAATTGAATGATGCAAAGGACCAGCTGGAATCTGGAACGAGCCAGTTAGAATCCGGACGGGAAGAGGCGGGCAGCCAGCTGGCGGGAGCCCAGAGCCAGCTTTCTGCCAAACAGAATGAGCTGCTGAAGACGGAGCTGGATCTGGACAATAAAATTAGTGAGGCGACGAGTAAGAGATCGGAGCTGCAGGCGCAGAGAGAGAGCCTGGCTGCGCAGAGGGAGACTCTGCAGGATTCCCTGGCCGCGCTGGACGCTCTTCCGGGACAGATCACAGCCCTGGAGGAGCAGCTTGCGGCTCTGGACGGCGGAATCGATGCGATTGACAGCCTTTTGTCAGACCAGTCCCAGATCAGCCAGCTTGCGGCCCTGAAGGGAGAAATAGACGCTCTGAAGGCGAAGGGTGACAGTCTGACTCCGGAAGAGCAGGCCAGGCTGGCAGCGCTGGAGGAGCAATATGCCGCTGCCTCCGGGATTCTGTCCCAAATGGGGATCGGTGATTTTACAGATGCGGCTTCACTGAACGCGGCTTTACAGGCAAAGCGGGCGGAGATGACAGCTTCCAGGACAGTTCTTCAGGGAACTCTGGAGCAGATGCTGGAGCTGAGCCAGGACACGGAAAAGAGACAGCAGCTGGTGGACGGCATTGGAAAGACGGATGAGGGACTGGCGGCCCTGGACACCGGTCTGGAGCAGCTGAATTCAGCGCTGGGCCAGATGGAATCGGCCAAGCAGCAGATATCCGGCGGGCAGACAATGCTGAGCGACGCGCTGGGGGAACTGAACCGGCAGCAGATATCTGCGGTTGTGGAAATGGCCGGAGCATCTGCCCAGCTCGCGGTGGGGCAGGCTCAGCTGGAGGAAGGGCAGAGTCAGCTGGATACCGGCAGGGAACAGCTGGAGGAACAGAAAGAGGCGGCTCTGGACGGGGCAGATCTCAGCTCGAAGATCACTGTGGATATGATCACGCAGATTCTCACCGCGCAGAACTTTACGATGCCGGCGGGATATGTGACAGAGAATGGCATCCAGTATCTGATCCGGGTGGGAGATAAATTCCAGAGCCAGGAAGAAATGGAGAGCCTGGTGTTGATGGATCTGGGCCTGGACGGACTGGAGCCTGTCCGCCTGACTGATGTGGCGGATGTGGTGCTGACGGATAATTCTTCCGAGGTCTATGCGAAGATTAACGGGCAGGACGGCCTGCTGCTGACGATTCAGAAGCAGACCGGGTACTCGACCGGGGATGTGTCCGGAAGGCTGAACGACTTTTTCCGGGAGCTGCAGGAGGAAGATCCGGCCGTACACGTGACGGCTTTGATGGATCAGGGTATCTACATCGATATGGTGGTGAATTCTGTCCTTCAGAATCTGGGCATGGGCGCGGTCCTGGCGGTGCTGATCCTGTTTCTGTTTCTGAGGGATATCCGGCCGACGGCGGTGGTGGCGTGTTCCATACCAATTTCTGTGCTGACGGCCGTCGTGCTGATGTATTTCTCAGGCATTACCCTGAATGTGATCTCCCTTTCCGGCCTGGCCCTGGGTGTGGGAATGCTGGTGGATAATTCCATCGTTGTGATTGAGAATATCTACAGGCTTCACAATCTGGGTATCCCGGTGAGAAAGGCGGCGGTTCAGGGGGCAAAGCAGATGAGCGGAGCGATCATCGCTTCGACGCTGACCACAGTCTGTGTGTTTCTGCCAATCGTATTTACGGAGGGGATTACCCGGCAGCTTTTTGTGGATATGGGCCTGACAATTGCCTATTCGCTTCTGGCCAGCCTGGTGATCGCCCTGACATTCGTTCCGATGGCGGCCTCCGGCATCCTGAAAAAACAGAAAAAGAAAGCGCCGGGCTTTATGGAGAAGCTTCTAAAGGTGTACGAAAAAGCAGCCTGGTTCAGCCTGCGCCACAAGGCCGTAGTGCTTCTGGGAGCGGTAGCCCTGCTGGCGGTGTCCATGTATGCGGCTGTTTCCAAAGGCTTCAGTTTCATGCCTGAGATGGAGAGCACTCAGGCCAGCGTGACAGTCACCATGCCGAAGGGCACCTCAACAGAGGATATCGGAAAGATGACCGACGAAGTGATGAACCGGCTTTCCTCCCTGGAAGATGTGGAAGAGATCGGCGCCATGGTGAGCAGCGGAGGTTCCATGTCCATGATGGGCGGCGGAAGCTCTTCTGCGAACACCTCCATGCTGTATCTTATTTTAAGCGAACAGAAGCAGTTATCCGGGGATGAGCTGGAACAGGCCATACTGGATCAGACGCAGGATCTGGACTGCGAGATCGAGGTCAGCGCTTCCATGATGGATATGTCGGCTCTGGGCGGAAGCGGGATTTCCGTGGAGATCAAGGGAAAGGATCTGGATACGCTGCAGAAGATTGCCGGGGATGTGAGCGCCCTGATCGAAGCGACAGAGGGCACCCGGGAGGTAGACGACGGCCTTGAAGAGACTACAGATGAGCTGAGAGTGTCTGTGAAGAAGGAGGAGGCTGCGAAGCATAATCTGACAGTGGGGCAGGTATATCAGCAGATCCGGTCGAAGCTGGCTGAACAATCGGCGGTCACGTCGCTGTCCACGGATTCAGACGAATATGATGTGAATGTATATGATGAAGCGCAGAAGCAGTATGGGAGGGAAGATATCAGGAAGCTCACGGTTACTGCCGCGAAGCCTGACGGTACGACGGAGGAAATACCGATTCTGGAGCTTGCGGATTTTACTGACGGGAAGGGCCTGGCATCTATTACCCGGGACAGCCAGAGCCGCTATCTCACGGTATCGGCCATGGTGGATGAGGAACATAATGTGACCAAGGTATCTGAGGCGGTTCAGAAGGCACTGGAAGATTACGAAATGCCTGCGGGCTATACGTATGAAATGGCCGGCGAGGACGCGACGATCAGCAGTGCGATGGATGACATGATACTGATGCTACTGCTGGCGCTGGTATTCATGTATCTGATTATGGTGGCGCAGTTCCAGTCACTGCTGTCTCCGTTCATTGTGATGTTTACCATACCGCTGGCATTTACAGGCGGTTTCCTGGCACTCCTGGCCGCCCGGATGGAGGTGAGCATCATTTCCATGATCGGTTTTGTCATGCTCTGCGGCATCATCGTAAATAACGGCATTGTGCTGGTCGATTATATTAACCAGCTGCGGGCGGCCGGCATGGAGAAGCGTCAGGCGATAGTGACAGCCGGAAAGACCAGGATGCGTCCGATCATGATGACTGCGCTGACAACGATCCTGGGTCTGGCCACGATGGCTGTCGGTTTCGGGATTGGGGCTGATATGACCCAGCCCATGGCGGTGGTGGTCATCGGCGGCCTGCTGTACGGTACGCTGCTCACCCTGTTTGTGGTGCCCTGCATTTATGATATTTTCAACAGGAAGAGCTATCAGGTCATCCGGGACGAGGAACTGGACGCGGCCGATGAAGAGCTGGATATGATGAGCGAAATCAATCTGGCTGGGTATCTGGACGGCCAGGGCCGGAAGGAATAG
- a CDS encoding ATP-binding protein produces the protein MAAVYLKRKIDGYLAAWKYDPNRKPLIVKGPRQVGKTESILRFAEDSYKNVVYINFVEEPKYKLITEDGYKTDDIIRNISRMDPSKRFEPGETIIIFDELQEYPEIATSLKFFKMDGRFDIICCGSLLGIHYKRIESNSVGYKTDYEMTSLDFEEFLWAKGYDRTAIEDMLWHMETLKPFNQTEMKVFGNLFLDFCILGGMPAVLREYIQKGTFEGTLDIQKQLLEDYREDIRKYADGMDQTRILNVFEQIPVQLAKNNKKFQISKVAKGARFKDYRGCIEWLRDAGIIRICYCLNFPELPLKGNHGDTKYKIYFFDTGLFVALLDDEAQEDLRANKNLGVYKGALYENIVGEALSKCGYGLYYYKREDSTLEEDFFVRTQQSLMPVEVKAKRETAKSLRTLIESDKYPDIQYGLKFTAGNVGVSDNIYTLPYFCTFLLKTYLKRAEEHLPEQEYADGTP, from the coding sequence ATGGCTGCTGTATATTTGAAACGAAAAATTGACGGGTATCTGGCAGCGTGGAAGTATGATCCGAACAGAAAACCGCTGATTGTGAAAGGACCGAGACAGGTCGGTAAAACCGAATCTATCTTGCGTTTTGCTGAAGATAGTTATAAGAATGTTGTATATATCAATTTCGTAGAGGAGCCGAAATACAAGCTTATTACGGAGGATGGATATAAGACGGATGATATTATCCGGAACATTTCACGGATGGATCCGTCCAAGCGGTTTGAGCCGGGAGAGACAATCATTATATTCGATGAATTGCAGGAATATCCCGAAATTGCCACCTCACTCAAATTTTTCAAAATGGATGGACGGTTTGATATAATCTGCTGCGGTTCTCTGCTGGGGATCCATTACAAACGAATTGAAAGCAACAGTGTGGGATATAAAACAGATTACGAAATGACCTCCCTTGACTTTGAGGAATTTTTGTGGGCCAAAGGGTATGACAGAACGGCAATCGAAGATATGCTGTGGCACATGGAAACACTGAAACCATTTAATCAAACTGAGATGAAGGTTTTTGGCAACTTGTTTTTGGACTTCTGTATATTGGGTGGTATGCCGGCAGTTTTAAGGGAGTATATCCAAAAAGGCACCTTTGAGGGTACGCTTGACATTCAAAAGCAGCTTTTAGAGGACTACCGGGAGGATATCCGGAAATATGCGGACGGAATGGATCAAACGAGGATTCTGAATGTGTTTGAACAAATTCCGGTCCAGCTGGCAAAAAATAATAAGAAGTTCCAAATTTCAAAGGTTGCAAAGGGTGCGCGGTTCAAAGATTATCGCGGCTGTATCGAATGGCTTAGAGATGCCGGTATCATTCGGATATGCTACTGTCTGAACTTCCCCGAACTTCCCTTGAAAGGAAATCATGGCGATACAAAATACAAAATTTATTTTTTTGATACCGGTCTTTTCGTTGCCCTGCTGGATGATGAGGCGCAGGAGGATTTGCGTGCAAACAAAAATCTCGGTGTCTATAAAGGGGCGTTGTATGAGAACATTGTCGGAGAAGCTTTATCCAAGTGCGGCTATGGATTGTATTATTACAAACGAGAGGATTCCACCTTGGAAGAAGATTTCTTTGTCAGAACGCAGCAATCTCTGATGCCGGTCGAGGTGAAAGCAAAAAGAGAAACTGCAAAATCGTTGAGGACACTGATTGAAAGTGATAAATATCCGGATATCCAGTACGGATTGAAGTTCACGGCTGGGAATGTGGGAGTTAGTGACAACATTTATACACTCCCGTATTTCTGTACATTCCTTTTGAAAACCTACCTGAAGCGTGCAGAGGAGCATCTTCCTGAACAGGAATATGCTGACGGTACCCCATAA